The proteins below come from a single Microtus pennsylvanicus isolate mMicPen1 chromosome 13, mMicPen1.hap1, whole genome shotgun sequence genomic window:
- the Snrnp40 gene encoding U5 small nuclear ribonucleoprotein 40 kDa protein — protein MIEQPKRKGPELPLVPVKRPRHELLLGAAGSGPGAGQQQATPGALLQAGPPRCSSLQAPIMLLSGHEGEVYCCKFHPNGSTLASSGFDRLILLWNVYGDCDNYATLKGHSGAVMELHYNTDGSMLFSASTDKTVAVWDSETGERVKRLKGHTSFVNSCYPARRGPQLVCTGSDDGTVKLWDIRKKAAIQTFQNTYQVLAVTFNDTSDQIISGGIDNDIKVWDLRQNKLTYTMRGHADSVTGLSLSSEGSYLLSNAMDNTVRVWDVRPFAPKERCVKIFQGNVHNFEKNLLRCSWSPDGSKIAAGSADRFVYVWDTTSRRILYKLPGHAGSINEVAFHPDEPIILSASSDKRLYMGEIQ, from the exons ATGATCGAGCAGCCGAAGCGCAAAGGCCCGGAGCTACCACTGGTTCCTGTCAAGCGGCCGCGGCATGAGTTGCTGTTGGGAGCGGCGGGGTCCGGCCCCGGTGCCGGACAGCAGCAGGCGACTCCGGGAGCTTTGCTACAAGCG GGGCCTCCGAGGTGTTCGTCCCTGCAAGCCCCAATCATGCTGCTCTCGGGACACGAAGGAGAAGTGTACTGCTGCAAGTTTCACCCCAATGGATCCACCTTGGCATCGTCAGGATTTGACCGACTCATAT TATTGTGGAATGTCTATGGTGACTGTGATAACTATGCTACATTGAAGGGACACAGTGGCGCAGTGATGGAACTGCATTATAACACAGATGGCAG CATGCTCTTCTCAGCATCGACAGATAAGACGGTGGCTGTGTGGGATAGTGAAACAGGCGAGAGGGTGAAGAGGCTGAAGGGACATACGTCCTTTGTGAACTCCTGTTACCCAGCCCGGCGGGGCCCCCAGCTCGTCTGCACTGGCAGCGATGACGGCACAGTTAAG CTGTGGGACATCCgcaagaaagcagctatccagaCATTTCAGAACACTTACCAGGTGCTGGCTGTGACTTTCAATGACACAAGCGATCAGATTATCTCTGGTGGAATAGACAATGATATCAAG GTTTGGGACCTGCGTCAAAACAAATTAACCTACACCATGAGAGGCCATGCAGATTCTGTAACTGGCTTGAGTTTAAGTTCTGAGGGATCTTATCTCTTGTCCAATGCAATGGACAATACAG TGCGTGTCTGGGATGTCCGGCCCTTTGCTCCCAAAGAAAGATGTGTGAAGATATTTCAAGGAAATGTGCACAACTTTGAGAAG AACCTCCTGCGGTGTTCTTGGTCACCTGATGGAAGCAAGATAGCTGCTGGCTCAGCGGACAG GTTTGTGTACGTGTGGGACACTACGAGCAGGAGGATCCTGTATAAGCTGCCGGGCCATGCTGGCTCCATCAACGAAGTGGCGTTCCACCCTGATGAGCCTATCA TCCTCTCAGCATCCAGTGACAAGAGGCTGTATATGGGTGAGATTCAGTGA